The window GGCGGGTGTGCCGGTGAAGATCCTGGCGTCGCTCGTGTACGGGTGTCCGGCGGTGCCGTCGAGCCGCTCCCTGCGGGCCGCCGCCTCGCCGGGAGCGTCGTCCACGAAGACGACCAGGTCGCCGAAGAGGTGCAGGGGCTGCGCCGCCCGGCCTGCCGCGTCCTGCTCGGCGCGCACCGAGGCGACGGTCGTCCGGGCCTGTGCGGCGTCGTGCGGGGTGACGAACCCGAGGTCGGCGGAGCGGCCCAGCAGGCGGAACGGCGCCCCGGTGACGCTCTCGTGGGCGAGCGCGCCGACGAGCGGCTGCCCCTGCGGCGGCCTGGGTGTGATCGAGGGCCCCTTGACGCTGAAGTGCCTGCCTTCGAAGTCGATGTAGTGCAGTTTGTCCCGGTCGATGAACCGGCCGGTGGCGGCGTCCCGTATCTCCGCGTCGTCCTCCCAGCTGTCCCACAGTCGCCGTACCGCTTCGACGTGGTCGGCGGCCTCGTCGAAGAGGTCGGCCGTCAGTTCCCGCAGCGCGGGGCTGTCCGGGTCCTCGACGCGGAACCGGGGGAGCGTGCGGCGCCCGAAGTGCGCGGCCTCGTTCCGGCGGGCCGACACCTGGACGCGTACGCCCGCACGGCCGGTGCTCACGTGGTCGAGGGTGGCGATGGCCTTCGATATGTGGAAGGGCTCCGTGTGGGTGGCCACCACGGTCGGCATCAGACCGATGTGGCTGGTCAGCGGGGCGACGCGGGCCGCGATGAGGACGGCGTCGAGGCGGCCGCGGACCTGGTCGGTCCGTTCGTCGGGTTCGGTGGGGTGCGAGGACTGGAGGCCGAGGGCGTCCTCGATGGTCACGAAGTCGAGGAGGCCGCGTTCGGCCTCGGTGACGAGGTCCGCCCAGTATCCGGCGGTGAGCAGGTCGCGGGGGCGGGCCTCCGGTTCGCGCCAGGCGGCCGGATGCCAGCCGGCGCCGTCGAGCGCCACGGCGAGGTGCAGTGAGGAGGGCGTGGACGCGGGCAGGGGTGAGGGCAGGGCAGAAGGTGCTGAGGACACGAGAGGTGTGCCTTCCTGATCGACCGTACGAGAAAGCCGGCCCTCGTGGGAGGGGGCGGCTGCGCGGGATACGGGTCAGGGGCGACAGAGCGCGCCGGCGAAACGCAACAGGTCGATGTGCGGCCGGGAGTAGAGGCGTACGCGACGCCGCGGGGCGAGCTTCGGGACATGGAGGCGGGGCACGGGGTTCGGTCGCACGTGCGTCACCTCCGTCCTCACGGTTCGGCGGACCCGGGTGCGGGCGGCCTCGTCGGCGGTCCCGTGACCGGGCACCGCTCGTCGACGCACACAACAGTACGGCCGCCGGATTTCTTCCGGCGGCCGGGAGTTGCTGTCGGCCGGCAGGCCCCGCCGTTCTTCCTCCCGGCCGCTTCGCGGTACGGACTCAGGCGGGCCGGACCGCGCCCTGGATCGCCGACTCCCCCGCCCAGTAGACCGACTCCTCGCGGATGGCCGCCCCCGGGCTCGGGGCGTGGATCATCATGCCGTTGCCGGTGCAGAGGCCGATGTGGCCGACGTGGCCGTGGAAGAGGACCAGGTCTCCGATCCGCATGTCGGCGACGGGGACCGCCGTGCCGGCCGTCGCCTGATCGTGGACGGAACGCGGGAGCGCGACTCCGGCGGCCCGCCAGGCAGCCTGGGTGAGGCTGGAGCAGTCGTACGAGTCGGGTCCGGTCGCACCCCAGACGCACGGCTTGCCGATCTGCCCGCGCGCGAAGTCGACGGCCCTGGCGGCCTTTCCGCCGTACCCGGCGTCGGACACGCCCTGCACACCGAGGGGCACGCCCGTATCGAGGGCGCTCCCCGTGCCGAGGGGCGTACTCGTGTCGGCGTACAGGCTCGTGCCGGGATACGTGCCGGTGCCGGCGTACGCGCCCGTGCTGAGGTACGCGCCGGTGTCGGTATACGTGCCGGTGCCGGCGTACCGGTCCGTGCCGAGGTACATGTCGCTGCCGAGGTGCTGGTCGGCGGCGACGCCCGCACCCGTGTACATGCCTGCGCCGGTGTACATGTCCGTGCCGGCACGCATGTCGGCGCCTACGCGCGTGTCCGTGCCGGCGTACAACTCACCGCCGGTGTACTGACCGGTTCCGAAGGCGGTGGGCGACTCCTGCCACGGGGTCTGCCCGATCCCGGGGAGGATCTGCTCCCCGGCGGGGCGCCAGGCGGCTCCGGCCGGCCCGGACTCGATCGCCGCGATCGGGGCGGCCGAGCGGGCGACGTGCCCGGACAGCAGTTCCCGGGCCTGTCCGATCTTCCGCTGCATCCGCTGCTTGGACGCCTTCAACGACGCCTGTGTCGGTCCGGCAGCCGGCCCGGACGGGGCGCTGTCGGCCTCCTGCCGCGGCGCCGGAACGGCGGGCAGCGCGGGGAGGCCCCCGGCCGAAGGCCCCGCGGTCAGCTCGGCCACGGGCCCGGCGCCGGCTCCGGCGGTCGGACCTGCGGTCAGCTCCAGGACGGGCTTGTCGGCCGCCTCGCGTCCTCGGCCGCCCGCTCCGCCTGCCGCGCGTCCTCCCGGGCCGGCGGACCGGGCACCGCTCTGCCCGCGGTCCGGCGGGAGCACCGCCGGGAAAGCCGGGCCCAACTGCGCGCGTCCCACGTCGAACCACTGCTTCGCGACGTCCGCCAGAGGGGCGGCGGCAGCGGTGGCCCGCCCGGCCCGGCCCTCGGCCTTCGGCTTGACGGCCTCACCCTTCACCACGGCCATCGCGCGCGTCGCGTTGAAGTTCCCGGAGGCGCTCTCGACCCGGTCGTAGAGGTTGGCGATCCGCTGCTGGACCTCCTCGCGGCTCGGCTCGTCGCCTCTCTGGGCGGGCACGGCACTGCCGGCCGGGGAGTACTGATCCACGGAAGTGGGGGCCGCCTTCACGAGGGCGGACCGGGACATGCCGGGGAGGCTGGGGCCTCCGGTGCGCGGCGTTCGTTCCGGCGCCATGGGAGACAACTCCTTCCGTGCTCCGCCTGCCGGGTCGACTGTTCGGGTCCGGGCGGACTGTTCCGGAAGGCATGCCCTACGGCCTCTGCCCGCTGGGCAGTTGGGCCGATGCACCCCAAAGTCGACTGGATCCCGGCTCCGGCTGCCGCGTGGGCGTGCCGGATTCGGCGGAGGTCGCGCGACCCGGCGAGGTTCACCGGAGGGAGTCGTACGACCTGACAGTCAACTTAACCAACATGTGTGTCTCGTGTGAAGATTGATGTGCGAAGTGTCCGATATGTAAATGTGACCTTCGTCGTACCCGAAGGAGACATTCCCGGGTTGACCATCTCGCTGCGACCACTCCGTCACCCGGCGCGACACGTTGGCGTGCCGAGGTGCCGAACTCGGGAGCCGCGCCCGGACGTTCGCGGTTCGCGGCACAGGTCGGCGCGGCACGAAAAAGGGCCCACACGCTTTCGCCTGTGAAGACCCTTCGTTCTGTCGGGACGGCAGGACGTGAACCGGCGACCCCTTGGCCCCCAGGAACGGAAGGTCGCTCATCGGGTCAAGGCGCCGTTCATGCCTGGTCCCGGGGCGCAAGGGAGAGCATGCAGGGCTCCCGACGACGAGGCGGCGTGCACACTGCGGCCACCGGGCGCGCAGGCAGTCGCCAGGATCTGGCCGCCCAGGTCGATGCTCTGCAGCGAGGTACCGTCCGCCGCGTCCAGCAGCTGCAGCCGGCCGCTCCAGCCGCCCGCGTAGACCGCAGTGCCGTCCGTGCACAGGGTGAAGAACTCCTCGCGTCGGCCGTGTTGCCCCTGCCACACGAGGTCCCCGGTCGCCACGTCGTGACAGTGCACGGCGCCTGCCGTGTCCGCTGTGACGACGGTGTCCTGCACGCGGACGGGCGAGGTGACCACGGGGGCTCCCAGTCGCGTCTCCCAGACGGTGGAGCCGTCGGTCGTGGCGAGACATCGCAGGGTGCCCTGGCTGTCCGCGAGAAGCAGGTGCTCATCCAGCGGCAACGGCGGCGCGAGCACCGGTGCCGGAAGCCGGGCAGGTGTCTTCCAGACCGGTGCGCCGTGCTCGTCGTCCACGGAGTGGAGGTCGAGTCCTTGCGCGGCGAGCAGGTACAGCTGGTGCGGGCCCACGGCGACGGGTACGGCCGGGACACCCGAGGCGTCCGTCAGGGGTGTGCTCTGCCACCACATGCGGCGCGTGATCGCGTCGAAGTGACGCAGGATGCCGTCCGTGTCCCCGAGGAACACGCTCTGCCCGCGCAGCAGCACCCGGGCGCGGCCGAGGGTGCCCGGGGCAGCCGACCACCACTGGCGGCGGTCGCGGGTGCTCCAGGACTCCAGCCGGTCACCGGAGTCGTACACCAGCAGTACATCCCCGTCGGTGCACAGGTGAACGGGGGCGGTGAAGCCGGTCTGGCGGGTCTTCTCCTCGCCTGTCGTGGCGTCCAGCCAGCGTACGGTTCCGCCGCGGTCGGCGGTGACCACGATGCCGTCCTCGGTGGCCACGACACTGTGCGGCCAGTCGCCGACCTCGGTGCTCCAGCTGCGCCGTCCGGGCCGGAACGGCACGGTGAGGTCGGCGGTGTCGCCCGCCTCGGACAGGACGTCCCCCAGCTGTGCGCGATGGGCGGCGAGGGCGCGGGTGACGTCGGCGGGCAGCCGCAGCGCGCCGGGTTGGCCGAGGCTTGCCGCGACCTCCTCCAGTCGGGGCCGGTCGGCCGGTTCCTCCGCCAGGCAGGCGCGGACGAGCCGGCCGGTGGTGTCGTCGGGCAGGCCGGACAGGTCGGGAGCAGCACCGGTGATGCGGCGCACGAGCATGGCCCGGGTGTCGTTCTCCACGGTGTAGGGCGGGTGACCGGTGAGGGCGTGGAGCATGAGGGCGCCGATGCCGAACACGTCGGTGGCCTGTCCGGTCCTGGCCAGTCCCTGGATCTGTTCGGGTGCGCAGAAGTGCGGGTGGCCGATGACCATGTCCAGCGTGAGGGTGACCTGCTGGCCGCGGATCCGGGTCAGCCCGAAGTCGATGATCCACGGCCCGTCCGGGGTGAGCAGGATGTTTCCCGGGTGCAGGTCCCGGTGCAGGAGCCCCTTGTGGTGTGCGGTGGTGAGGGTGTCGACGAGCTCCGCGGCCACCGTGTGCACGATGTCCGGGGGCAACGGGCCGCCGTGTGCCTCCATGATGCGGTACAGCGGCAGGCCGGGAATGAACCGGGAGGCCAAGGTGGGCCGCCGGCCCGTCGCGAAGTCGAAGGCCAGCAACTCAGGGATCCGGGCGCCCCGGCATCGCTCCAGTGCCTTGCTCTCCTGGTGGAAGCGCTGCATGTGTTGGGCGTCCTCGGTGAACTGGCTCTTGAGGAGCTTCACAGCGGCCAACGTGTCCGGGCCGTGGCCTTCACTTCGGCGTCGGCCGAGATAGACCGTGCCGAAGCCGCCGTTCCCCAGTCGTCCCACCAGCCGGAAGCCCGCGGCCTCGGACGGGTCGCCGTGCGGATCCAGGGGCGTCACCATGTCGGCCTCCTTTCGTGCGGGCGGATCACTGCAGGACGGCTGTCTCGGAGGTCGTCTCGTGCGAGATACCGATGCCGCACAGCACCGTCGACTTGCCGAGTTCACAGGTTCCGGTGTCGCTCAGCTGTGCCCCGCCGGGACGCGCCGCCTCCCGCTCGCAGGTCAGGACGAGGACCAGACGGCCACTCTCCTGCCGGCCACGCACGGAGATGCGGGCCCGTACCTGTCCGGCGTCGGTGTCCTGGTCGACTTCCCGGCCACGGAGCGGGACGGTCTGCCGCTGGCCGGTGCGCAGGTCGGTGACGACGAGGAAGCCGGAGAGTTCGGGGTGGAGCTCCTTGTGGCGGCGCCGCCAGGCTGCGGCGCCGAGCAGCAGGACGAGCAGGACGAGGGGGTAGAGCCAGCCCGGTGTCCGGCCGGGGACGCTACCCCGTACGTCGAGTTCGGAGACCACGGGCTTGCCGGTGGCGAACGTGCCCTCCGCCAGCGAGCCGCGGATCGTGGAGGTCCAGGGAGAGGTCACCTGGGCGCGCAGGGCCGCCTGGCTCGCGTAGTCGTGTGAGACCGGGAACAGGCTGAAGCGGGGTTCCTGATGCCAGGTCAGGGTCGCTCGGACCGTCTTCCTCTGCCCCGGCCGCAAGGTGATGGGGCCGCCGGGCGTGGTGATCGTGGCGTCGCCGGTGCCCGTCAGTCGGACGGTGAGCGGCACGTGCCGGGCTGTGGATCGCAAAGTGATGTCGAGGGCCCGGGTTCGTTGGCCGGTGGTGTCGCCGGCCGACACGGTGACGTGTCCGGAACCGGCACGGTGTACGTCCTTGCCTGCGACTGAGACGGTGACGGCGGCGCCCCGGTCGGCGCGCAGCAGGCTGACCGCCTTCTGGGTGCGGACCTGGTCCTTGGCGGCACTGAGCTGCGAGCCGAGGGCGTCCGGGTCGACCGGCAGGATGCGCGGGGTGCCGAAGGCGCTGCCGAGGACCTCGGACACGCCGGTGCCCTCGGCGAGCGGAAGGCCGTAGCCCATGATCCTGCGGTCCGCGTCCAGCGTGTCGTAGCGGTCCTGCAACCGCTTCCATGCGGGGCTGCCGAGCTTGGCGTAGGGACTGCCGGGCGCGTTGACGGCGCCGTCGGTGAGCATCAGGACGGCACCGACCGGGGCCTTGCCACGGTCGAGTTGGTCAGCGGCGGCGTCCAGGGCGGCGCCGTGGTCGCTCGCCGACTCCTGGGCGTTCTTGGGCAGTTCGCGGTCGATCAGCTCGTCGGTCCGGTCTGCCCGGGACATGGGGTGGACGACGCTGGTCGCCCGGCCGAAGGTGATGACGGCCACCTGGTCGGCGGCGGTCAGGGAGTCGAGAAAGTCACCGAGGCGGCGTTTGACCGTGGTGTAGAGGGGGGTGCCGTCGGGTCCCTCGTCCTGCATGGAACTGGAGACGTCGACGAGTACGACGTACGCCGCGGGGACGTCGTCGACCTTGAGCGAGCGGTAGATGTCGTCGCGGGACGCGGGAGGGTCCGCCGCTGTGGCGGGAGCTTGGCCGGCCAGCGCTAGCAGGGCCGCGAGGACAATCAGCAGCGTACGGTGGGCTGTTGCCCGGATCAGTGACATGAAGTGTGTCCCCCTGGGTGGTGCGTGGTTCAGATGCGGGTGCGGCCTGCGGAGGTCGCGAACCTGCGGAGCCGGTCGATCTCCTGCTCGAACCGCCGGTTCTTCTCCTGGAGTTGATAGATCTCTCGGGATGTCTCGGACTTGCGGTTGTTCAGTTCTCGGATGGCGTGGTCGCAGTAGTGCCGCAGCACCGCACTGTCGTGTCCGTTCCGGGCGAGGGCGCGTTCGACGTCCTCGCGTTCCTCCAGGGCACGGCCGTCGCCGACGTAGTGGGCCCATTCCCTGCGGTAGGCGTCGAGGAAGCGCAAGACCCGCTCGCCGGTCCGGCCGCGCAGCGCCCAGGCCTCCACGGCGGCACAGATGCCGTTGCTCTCCGCTCCGGAGCGGCGGGCCGCGTACGCCTGGGCGGCGAGCGTCTCGCAGTCCTGGGGTGTGCCCGACATCTGCGACGCGACCCCGTGCACCTCCCGCAGGGCGAGGGCGGACCGCAGCAGTGGCAGCCGCTCGGCGATCCGCTGGAGCCACTCGCGGTCTTCCGGTGTTTCGTTCCAGCGCGGCGCCTCGGTGGCCAGTCGCTGCACCGCGTCGGCGACAATCTGCGCGGAGGGGCCGGACCGGTCCAGGATGCGTGAGGTCAGAAGACGGGCGGCCGGACCCGGCCCCTCGCCGCTGTCGGGGTCCACCGCTAGGACCCCGGCCAGCAGGTGCTGGACGATCGACGGGGCGTCGGGGCGTACGGGTCGTGGATCGAGTGCCGCGTACAGGGTGGTGAGGTAGGTGTCCACCCGGCCGGCCGGGTGGGGCGTGCCGGGCCCCGGCACGGTCTCGACGGCGGTGGTGAAGCCCGAGGGCGGCAGGCCGTGGAGCGCGCACAGCACGTCCCAGCGTGCCGCGGTCTCCGGGCGTACCGTGGCGGGCCGTCGTGTCAGTGTTCGGGTGAGTGGCGTTCGTGCCGCCTGTCCGGTGGTGGTCGGCCTCGTGCGGAGCGCGGTGTCGAGTAGGCCGTGGAAGAAGTCCGGTTGGAGCAGGTGGTCGGCGCGGCCGCAGACCACCGCGGCTTCGAGTAGTCGCGCGGCGCCTTCCGGGTGCTTGGACGCCCATTTGCGGTGGACGCCGGACGGAGCGGTGCCCGAATTCAACAGGTCGAGCAGCAGAGGCAGTTCGGGATGGCCGGCGATCTCCTGGCCGGGGCCGTCGCACAGCCACTCGAGCCAGGCGCGGAGCCTGTCGGCCGGGTCCGCCATCTCGTACAGGGCCTGAACGAGTCGGCCCGCGAGGCCGGGTACGGCACGCAGCAGGGCTTGCGTGAGGGTCATGGTGCCGGGGGTGAACGGGGCCACGACCGGCAGGAGCCGTTCGGCCACCGGGTCGGACGTGTTCTGTACGTGGTCGGCCCTGATGTCCTCGATGACGCAGGCGAGCGCACCGTCCAGAGGGTGCAGGCCCTCCCTGGTGTCCCGCAGGGCGGCGCGCATGCTTTCGAAGTTGTCGCGGGCGACGTCGGTGTTGTTGTCGAGGAGGTCGTTGATCAGTTTGGTGCGGTACTGGTCGGCGGTGTCCGGGTCGGCCATGTGGGAGGCCAGGACAGTCAGGTCGAAGGA of the Streptomyces aurantiacus genome contains:
- a CDS encoding LLM class flavin-dependent oxidoreductase, with amino-acid sequence MSSAPSALPSPLPASTPSSLHLAVALDGAGWHPAAWREPEARPRDLLTAGYWADLVTEAERGLLDFVTIEDALGLQSSHPTEPDERTDQVRGRLDAVLIAARVAPLTSHIGLMPTVVATHTEPFHISKAIATLDHVSTGRAGVRVQVSARRNEAAHFGRRTLPRFRVEDPDSPALRELTADLFDEAADHVEAVRRLWDSWEDDAEIRDAATGRFIDRDKLHYIDFEGRHFSVKGPSITPRPPQGQPLVGALAHESVTGAPFRLLGRSADLGFVTPHDAAQARTTVASVRAEQDAAGRAAQPLHLFGDLVVFVDDAPGEAAARRERLDGTAGHPYTSDARIFTGTPAQLADLLQELHQTGLAGFRLRPAVVGHDLPAITRSLVPELQRRGAFRHAYEADTLRGLLGLTRPANRYAAAAADAVTTA
- a CDS encoding putative leader peptide gives rise to the protein MRRRAVPGHGTADEAARTRVRRTVRTEVTHVRPNPVPRLHVPKLAPRRRVRLYSRPHIDLLRFAGALCRP
- a CDS encoding C40 family peptidase, encoding MAPERTPRTGGPSLPGMSRSALVKAAPTSVDQYSPAGSAVPAQRGDEPSREEVQQRIANLYDRVESASGNFNATRAMAVVKGEAVKPKAEGRAGRATAAAAPLADVAKQWFDVGRAQLGPAFPAVLPPDRGQSGARSAGPGGRAAGGAGGRGREAADKPVLELTAGPTAGAGAGPVAELTAGPSAGGLPALPAVPAPRQEADSAPSGPAAGPTQASLKASKQRMQRKIGQARELLSGHVARSAAPIAAIESGPAGAAWRPAGEQILPGIGQTPWQESPTAFGTGQYTGGELYAGTDTRVGADMRAGTDMYTGAGMYTGAGVAADQHLGSDMYLGTDRYAGTGTYTDTGAYLSTGAYAGTGTYPGTSLYADTSTPLGTGSALDTGVPLGVQGVSDAGYGGKAARAVDFARGQIGKPCVWGATGPDSYDCSSLTQAAWRAAGVALPRSVHDQATAGTAVPVADMRIGDLVLFHGHVGHIGLCTGNGMMIHAPSPGAAIREESVYWAGESAIQGAVRPA
- a CDS encoding protein kinase domain-containing protein; its protein translation is MVTPLDPHGDPSEAAGFRLVGRLGNGGFGTVYLGRRRSEGHGPDTLAAVKLLKSQFTEDAQHMQRFHQESKALERCRGARIPELLAFDFATGRRPTLASRFIPGLPLYRIMEAHGGPLPPDIVHTVAAELVDTLTTAHHKGLLHRDLHPGNILLTPDGPWIIDFGLTRIRGQQVTLTLDMVIGHPHFCAPEQIQGLARTGQATDVFGIGALMLHALTGHPPYTVENDTRAMLVRRITGAAPDLSGLPDDTTGRLVRACLAEEPADRPRLEEVAASLGQPGALRLPADVTRALAAHRAQLGDVLSEAGDTADLTVPFRPGRRSWSTEVGDWPHSVVATEDGIVVTADRGGTVRWLDATTGEEKTRQTGFTAPVHLCTDGDVLLVYDSGDRLESWSTRDRRQWWSAAPGTLGRARVLLRGQSVFLGDTDGILRHFDAITRRMWWQSTPLTDASGVPAVPVAVGPHQLYLLAAQGLDLHSVDDEHGAPVWKTPARLPAPVLAPPLPLDEHLLLADSQGTLRCLATTDGSTVWETRLGAPVVTSPVRVQDTVVTADTAGAVHCHDVATGDLVWQGQHGRREEFFTLCTDGTAVYAGGWSGRLQLLDAADGTSLQSIDLGGQILATACAPGGRSVHAASSSGALHALPCAPGPGMNGALTR
- a CDS encoding VWA domain-containing protein, whose translation is MSLIRATAHRTLLIVLAALLALAGQAPATAADPPASRDDIYRSLKVDDVPAAYVVLVDVSSSMQDEGPDGTPLYTTVKRRLGDFLDSLTAADQVAVITFGRATSVVHPMSRADRTDELIDRELPKNAQESASDHGAALDAAADQLDRGKAPVGAVLMLTDGAVNAPGSPYAKLGSPAWKRLQDRYDTLDADRRIMGYGLPLAEGTGVSEVLGSAFGTPRILPVDPDALGSQLSAAKDQVRTQKAVSLLRADRGAAVTVSVAGKDVHRAGSGHVTVSAGDTTGQRTRALDITLRSTARHVPLTVRLTGTGDATITTPGGPITLRPGQRKTVRATLTWHQEPRFSLFPVSHDYASQAALRAQVTSPWTSTIRGSLAEGTFATGKPVVSELDVRGSVPGRTPGWLYPLVLLVLLLGAAAWRRRHKELHPELSGFLVVTDLRTGQRQTVPLRGREVDQDTDAGQVRARISVRGRQESGRLVLVLTCEREAARPGGAQLSDTGTCELGKSTVLCGIGISHETTSETAVLQ